The window CTCATCGGACGGATTCATACACCCCGGGAACGGTCCTCCGCCGcacatatgagtagcaccgtggctaatactatacacgatacataaagcgtggccccctgcagacgcacttacctgaacgccctcctactgtctctgtacgtttttcccaccaattagattgtaagctccccggagcagggactcctcttccgaaatgttactttttatgtctgaagaatttattcccatgatctgttatttatattatctgttatttatattatctgttatttatatgattgtcacgtgtattaatactgtgaagcgctatgtacattaatggcgctatataaataaagacatacatacatacatgtgacaAAAAGACGGCGGCAGAACGTTTCGTGAATAGAGCCCGTCGTTGTGTGCATTGCATTCTCCATCTGACAAAGGGGCTTTGTCCCGAAACGTTGCGTCTCCATCATTGTCACCTTTAGTAAAGAAAATGTAACATTAATGTGCAAGTCCATAGTGTACCGGGACCAGCTATCCGCGGTGACTAGTGACGGACTCATCATTATTATAGCTGTATAATACGGCAGGAAGAAGCTAATAGGGATCCATATTAcaaatggataagaagcataGTGACAAGCtgagggctcatttgcatgtcatttcccagaatccctggcggcagtggaagcactgtatgctaggagataatggggaagggcagggtcaCAGACCTGTCTGatacacgtgaatgtgctcacaagggataatTATTTGTATAATAattatacagcaaataaaaaaaataacgaaACAAAGAAACAATTTCGCCTCAAGCTTTGAGGACGGACAAAGTCTCGTCAGCAAAAGACATTACATAAATATTgtagaaaaacaaatacaaatacaaaaaacaaatagaaatacAAAAAATGAACATAGCTGTTGCTTCACATGGAACTGTTACAAGTCGAGTTATTTTTATTTTGGAAATGTTGGAAACGACACACATTATAATATGATTTGCATCACACGCAGCCCTACAAACCCGAGACTGGATTAGGCGTCACGCAGAAAATACTACACATACTAAATACAATTACTGGGTGTCTACTGTACCATTTAGAGTTCAAGGCTTTGAGACCCAGTGGTGAAGCTCAGCGTGTGCTCACAGACGGAGGCATTAAAAGTACATCGAGAACCAAACACTGAGCAAAATCAGGAACACCCAGATACATTGTAACCCCACATATAGGAGCACAACAACCCGGCTTAAGACAGTTCTTTTCAACCTTGTTTTGGTTAAGTAACCCTATaaatatattgtgaaattcttcagaaccccaaccctctctaatagtacgtctgagatcagatgcattgtaaggaaccccaacactctctaatagcgcgtctgagtccagatgcattgtaaggaaccccaaccctctctaatagcgcttctgtgatcagatgcattgtaaattcttctctatttagtaccattttcaaatgacctgaaaattgtgaggagccctttagggatgcctggggatCCCCCTTTTGAAAAACACTGGCTCAAGGTGTCTAAAGCAGTTGTGGTGGGCACCTGATACAATGTATCTGTGATTAGGACCCTCACGTTGATAGCAGGGGCACATATGCTGGGAACAAGAGATAAGAAGGAATAaggaatgagagagggagggacaaGAAGACAGAGGGGGGAATTGGAaagaagggagggagacagggagcaaGAGAGGAAGGAGGATGGTGATGAGAGAGAAGGATAAAATGGGTGAAAGGAAAAGACAGAAAGAGAAAGTTAGCAATCAGAGAGAGCTAAACAAAacacaggagagagacacacagagatggaGGTTGGAGGCAGAGATGAAGGttggaggcagagacacagagatcGAGGatggaggcagagagacacatactGGAGGTTGGAGGCAGTGAGACACAGATATGGAGGTTGGAGGTAAAGAGAAACAGAGATGGAGGttggaggcagagagacagagatggaaagtggaggcagagacacagacatgGAGGttggaggcagagagacagagatggaggcagagagacacagagatggaggttggaggcagagagacacagagatggaggttggaggcagagagacagagatggaagttggaggcagagagacacagagatggaGGTTGGAGGCAGAGACCCAGAGATGGAGGTTGGAGGCAGGGAGACAGATGGAGGTTGgtggcagagagacacagagatggaTGTTGGAGGCAGAAAGAGAGATATGGTGGttggaggcagagagacagatatggaggttagaggcagagatggaggttggaggcagagagacacagagatggaGGTTGGAGACACAGAGATTGAGGTTTGAGGCAGAGAGATGGAGGTTggaggcagggagacacagagatggaggcagggagacacagagatggAGGTTggaggcagggagacacagagatggAGGTTGGAGGCAGAGAAAAAGATGGAGGTTggaggcagggagacacagagatggAGGTTggaggcagggagacacagagatggAGGttggaggcagagagacagagatggaggttggaggcagagagacacagagatggaggttggaggcagagagacacagagatgggggttggaggcagagagacagagatggaggttggaggcagagagacagagatggaggttggaggcagagagacacagagatggaggttggaggcagagacacagagatggaggttggaggcagagacacagagatggAGGttggaggcagagagacacagagatggaggtaggaggcagagagacacagagatggaggttggaggcagagagacacagagatggaGGTTGGAGGCAGGGAGACAGAGATGGAGGTtggaggcagagatggaggttggaggcagagagacagagatggaggttggaggcagagatggaggttgGAGGCAGGGAGACAGAGATGGAGGTTGGATGTAGACAGGATAGTGCTTCCTTTCTCACTTGCTTTTCTCATCCTCAGACGAGCATGAAGAACATGGAGCGTGAGCTCTTGTGCCCAGTGTGTAAGGAGATGTACAAACACCCCGTTATCCTGCCCTGCAAGCACAATGTGTGCCAGTTGTGTGCCAGTGAAATCTTGCTACAGAGAGGGTATGTCTGTGACCCCAACTCTGAGCCCAGCTCCCCCGTGACCTCTCCGTCTACTCGCAGCCCCCGCATGGGAAGGAGAGTGGTCCCCAAACAGGAACGGCTCATAAAATCAGGTCTGTACAAACAGCGCTTGCTGCGCTCCTTGCTGACTGCACTGCGCGCCCAGCTGCGTGCCCTGCGTTCCTTGCTGCGTGCCCTGCGCTCCTTGCTGTGCGCCCAGCTGCCTGCACTGCGCTCCTTGCTGTGAGCCCTGCGCTCCTTGCTGCCTGCACTGCGCTCCTTGCTGCGCGCCCAGCTGCGTGCCCTGCGCTCcttgctgcacacactgcgcgtCCAGCTGCGTGCCCTGCGCTCCTTGCTGTGCGCCCAGCTGCGTGCCCTGTGCTCCTTGCTGCCTGCACTGTGCTCCTTGCTGTGAGCCCTGCGCTCCTTGCTGCCTGCACTGCGCTCCTTGCTGTGCGCCCTGCGCTCCTTGCTGCCTGCACTGCGCTCCTTGCTGTGAGTCCTGCGCTCCTTGCTGCCTGCACTGCGCTCCTTGCTGCGTGCCCTGCGCTCCTTGCTGCCTGCATTGCGCTCCTTGCTGTGCGCCCTGCGCTCCTTGCTGCACGCCCTGCGCTCCTTGCTGCGCGCCCTGCGCTCCTTGCTGCGCGCCCTGCGCACCCTGCACTCCTTGCTGCGCACCCTGCGTTCCTTGCTGTGCACCCTGCTGCGCGCCCTGCGTTCCTTGCTGTGCACCCTGCCTTGTTACTGCGCTGGCATTTTCTGCATCGGACACAGTAGGAATTGCACggcatcggtatcccacagcaGCGTCATCCCCTGGACCAAAACAAACACATGACATTTTAAACCCGGTGCCACTGCTTGGGCCACGTGGAGTATTTTCCACCAACATGTCCCAAAGATGAACTCAGACACGTGGAACAATGTGGTTGGATGGCAGGCAGAGATGCTGACATTCATTTCACCTGCTTCACACCCCAACCTAACCCCTGCAATATCCCGGCTGACACCCACACCAGCCAAGCACCAAAGCTGACACTGCGACCCAGTGATCCGTCTGACCCATCACCCTTCTCCTGCAGGGTTCGGCACATACCCGGGCAGGAAGCGTGGTACTGTCCACACGCAGACAGTCATCTTCCCGTGTCCCTCCTGCCAGCATGATGTGGATCTCGGGGAGCGGGGTCTGGGGAACCTCTTTCGGAACCTGACACTGGAGCGAGTGGTGGAGCGGTACCGGCAGACAGTGAACATCAGCACAGCGATCATGTGCCAGTTCTGTAAGCCACCCCAGCAGGAAGCCAGCAAGGGCTGCACAGAATGCCGGGCAAGCTTCTGCAATGAGTGCTTCAAACTGTACCACCCCTGGGGCACCCAGAAAGCACAGCACGAGCCCACCCCACCCACACTCACCTTCAGACCCAAGGTGAGCTGTGCACAGGGAGAGGAAGCAGAGAGGGAcacgagaggagggggaagggagaagggaaagattgagatggggggggagagagcaatggaagaagttagaggggggtgaggagagagagtgatggaAGAGGAtacggggagggaggagagggagagaggatggaagaggttgcagagggagggggggaaagagagcgatgAAAgaggttgcagggggggggggggaggagagagaatgatggaagaggttgcagggggggagaagagagagcaaTGGAAGAGGttgtagagagggggggaggagagagagtgatggaagaggttgcagggggggagaagggagagcaatggaagaggttgcagggggggggaggagagagagcgatgGAAGAGtttgcagagggggggaggaaagagagcgaTGAAAGaggttgcagagggggggggagagagagcgatgaaagaggttgcagggggggggggggaggagaggttgcaggggggggaggagaggttgcagaggggggggaggagaggttgcagaggggggggaggagagtttgcagggggggggaggagaggttgcagaggggggaggagaggttgcatggagggggaggagaggttgcagggggggaggagaggttgcagaggggggggaggagaggttgcagggggggggaggagaggttgcAGAGGGGAATAGGTTTGTGTGACATTCTTTTGAGATGTGACTTGTTTTCTCGCACGGACGCTGTGCCCCTGCAGGGCCTGACGTGTCCGGACCACAAGGAGGAGGTGTCGTTCTACTGCAGGACATGTCAGCGTCTGGTGTGTCCGATCTGCAGAGTGCGCAGAACACACAGCGGCCACAAGATCACCCCCGTCCTCAGCGCGTACCAAGCACTGCGGGTATGTACGGGACATTGGGGCGGGCGGCAGCATGAAGAGGGGAACACGCAGGATCACTTACTGGGATCGCTCTGATACAAAACAGCACCAGAATTCTATATATTTCCTAGGTAAACCTCTGCTGTTTTTGCACCAGACACGAGCAGATTGCATCTGCAGTCACTACTGCTCATTAATGTTGTGGTATTAACTGTTTGTGGACTGGCACCCCGAGTGCCGGGACTGCGGCCTGCTTAGTGATTGGTCGGCTCTGCGTTAGGCTtgatgtgacctcttcctttcCTTGTACAGGAGAAGCTGAATAAGAGCATCGCGTATATCTTGGGGAGTCAGCATCCTGTGCAGAGCCAGACCAGCGAGCTGGAGGAGACCATGAGACAAACCCAAGTGAGAGGCACCGCTACCTAATCCAGGGTGAcctttccccacacacacactatacacagggCTGACCCTACCCCACACACCCACtacatacacactatacacaggaCTGACCCTACCCCACACACCCACTacagccccacacacactatacacagggCTGACCCTGCCCTACACACCCACTacagccccccccacacacactatacacaggaCTGACCCTACCCCACACACCCACTacagccccacacacactatacacagggCTGACCCTGCCCTACACACCCACTacagccccccccacacacactatacacaagACTGACCCTGCCCCCACACACCCACtacatccccacacacacattatacacaggGCTGACCCTACCCCAGACACCCATTACatccccacacactatacacaggACTGAGCCTACCCCCCACACCAACTACatccacacacactatacacaggaCTGACCCTACCCCACACACCAACTACATCCccatacacactatacacaggaCTGACCCTACCCCCCACACCCACTACATCCccatacacactatacacaggaCTGACCCTACCCCCACACCCACTACATCCccatacacactatacacaggaCTGACCCTACCCCCCACACCCACTAAATCCCCATACACAGGACTGACCCTACCCCACACACCCACTACATCCccatacacactatacacaggaCTGACCCTACCCCCCACACCCACTAAATCCccatacacactatacacaggaCTGACCCTACCCCCACACCCACTACATCCccatacacactatacacaggaCTGACCCTACCCCCCACACCCACTAAATCCCCATACACAGGACTGACCCTACCCCACACACCAACTACATCCccatacacactatacacaggaCTGACCCTACCCCACACACCCATTACATCCccatacacactatacacaggaCTGACCCTGCCCTACACACCAACTACATCCccatacacactatacacaggaCTGACCCTACCCTCCACCCCGACTACATCCCCATACACACTATGCACAGGACTGACCATACCCCACACACCCACTacagccccacacacactataCCCAGGACTGACCCTACCCCACACACCCACTACAGCCCCACACACTATACCCAGGACTGACCCTACCCCCCACACCCACTGCATCCCCATACACACTATACGCAGGACAGActctaccaccccccccccccccccaaacacacacacagtgagacagacacacaaaggcacagcgggggacacacacacagtgagacagtcacacatacaggcacagtgagacacaggcacacacacacacacacagtgagaaacATACACctacacacagtgagacacagacacacacacacaggcacagcgagacacagacacacacacacacacacaggcacaaacacacaggcacagcgagacacagacacaaacacagtgaaACACAGGCACagcgagacacagacacacacacaggcacagcgagacacagacacaggcacagcgagacacacacaggcacagcgagacacagactcaaacacaaacagtgagacacagacacacacacaggcacagtgaaacacagatagatacacacagtacacacagacacagtaagacacacacaggcacagttacacagacacactgatgttGGGTAATTGTGTCTCCTTGCTTATATgagttaggccgagtccatgctgCCTGCTGgctcgctgaggcgcagggaaagcgggtgctttccctggccttgcggttgcttacctcACGCGCGGTCAGCGGGCCTTCAGGGGGCAGGCCGGGGGcgtgcgcgtcactggccgggggcgggccagtgacatcacggagctggttcgccctcattgggcgaaccgctcacgtgaccggcctgtctcgctggcaagcgggggaattttaaattcccctaagggctgggacccgctgcgcccggcggcgcgggcggctgcacgggctttccccaccagcaggagaATCCTCCCGAGCctgtcccggtcccccctggctgcacagctcactacacactGTGACGCGTCGGTCgccaggggatacaagagaattgtaatccctagcttcgacgcgtcacgtggtgtggctgtgagccaatgaggaggggaggcttcggggggaggagaggcttcggggagcggggaggagtgtggagggaaagcagcgtgagtgcctgtctgtgtgtgtgtgtatgagtgcctgcgtgtgttgcttgtgattacttccatcagcagctccagcccgagcccgtggagggaggggggggggagagcagcgggtccctccgctcaagccacgccccctctcgctcaagcctcccactcccgcccccctcccgctccctacagaaggcatatcgcggtctgtgtatgtcagcgccccgcctgtctgccgtgcgggagcgctgacggagggagcggggccttagtctAAGGCCTCGGCTATgttaactgcttgctggcggaagcgcgctgaggcgcgctcccgctcagcactgagcccctacagccgcaattagagcggctttagtaggggctcacctgcgcttccggaagcgcaggtcttgggggaatttaaaattcccccgcttgccggcgagacaggccggtcacgtgagcggttcgcccaatgagggcgaaccagcttcgtgatgtcactggcccgcccccggccagtgatgcGTCCGCCACTGTCCTGCCCCCTGAAGGCCCGCTGatggcgcgtgcggtaagcaaccgcaaggccagggaaagcacccgctttccctgcgcctcagcgcgccagcaggcagcatggactcggcctaagacctgcgcttccgcaagcgcgcggaagcgcaggtgagcccctactaaagccgctctaattgcggctgtaggggctcagtgctgagcgggagcgcgcgttagcacgcttccgccagcaagcagttaacatggccgaggcctaaggctgaggCTATACTAGGCACGCGTGAGGGAGCACGAGGCGTTATGCGCACCTGCCGCAGAGGCGATTTGTGGCTTAGTGGCGTGACGGAGGTGTGGCCGTGATACCACGTagctgcttcgccctcattggctgaaccgctcacgtgacctggccgtctGCTCTGGGATCGCCATGCTTCTCATTGCACGCTCTATGGCCTCATGGAGGCACGGGCTTCTGATCGCgccacacgcacagtcgcactaAGTATGGCCGCGGCCTAATAAGGGTCTTTCCTCGCCCTGCAGCTGAGCGCAGCGAAGGCgcaggaggaggtgctgcagCAGATTGGGGCTCTGCGCACCACGCTGGAGGAGAAGCAGACTTCGCTGACGCGGGATATCGCAGAGCAGCAACGGGAGCGGCTCTACGTCTTGGAGGTCCAGGTGTTAGAGCGCCAGGCGCTGCTGGAGAGCTCGGGGCTTGTGTGCTACGCTCAGGAGGTGATGAAGGAGACGGACCAACCCTGCTTCGTGCTGGCGGCCAAGCAACTGCACGAGCGGTAAGCATCAGGACCCCGGCACAGGGGGCAGGCAGGGGGTAAGGGGTCAGTCCTTCCCAGGACCCCGGCACAGGGGGCAGGCAGGGGGTAAGGGGTCAGTCCTTCCCAGGACCCCGGCACAGGGGGCAGGCAGGGGGTAAGGGGTCAGTCCTTCCCAGGACCCCGGCACAGGGGGCAGGCAGGGGGTAAGGGGTCAGTCCTTCCCAGGACCCCGGCACAGGGGGCAGGCAGGGGGTAAGGGGTCAGTCCTTCCCAGGACCCCGGCAcagggggaaggcggggggtaaGGGGTCAGTCCTTCCCAGGACCCCGGCacagggggaaggcagggggtaaGGGGTCAGTCCTTCCCAGGACCCCGGCAcagggggaaggcggggggtaaGGGGTCAGTCCTTCCCAGGACCCCggcacaggggtaaggcagggggtaAGGGGTCAGTCCTTCTTAGGACCCCGGCACAGGGGGAAGGCGGGGTAAGGGGTCAGTCCTTCCCAGGACCCCGGCacaggggagaaggcagggggtaAGGGGTCAGTCCTTCCTAGGACCCCGGCACAGGGGTAAGTGGTCAGTCTTTCCTAGGACCCCGGCACAGGGGTAAGGGGTAAGTCCTTCCTAGGACCCCGGCACAGGGGTAAGTGGTCAGTCTTTCCTAGGACCCAGGCACAGGGGTAAGAGGTCAGTCCTTACTAGGACAGCTGCATTCATTGGTTCtcagggtgggataagggcaaATTCAACTTGTAATTATTTCCAGATCTTTGCAGTTAGTATGGTTGGATTTTCCTTAGGAAAGCTTTTTACATTCTTTACAAAAGGATGTTTCTGGCTATGCGGGACGGCGTGGCTAAAACGCCTGCTTTATTTATTACGTCTCCATACTGCAAAACTCGTACAAAGGGCGGCAGCGGGTTTAATCCGGGAGACCGCTCCAGATCTCCCAGTACCGCTCCAGCTTCTCCCAGTACCGCTCCAGCTTCTCCCAGTACCGCTCCAGCTTCTCTCAGTACCGCTCCAGCTTCTCCCAGTACCGCTCCAGCTTCTCCCAGTACCGCTCCAGCTTCTCCCAGTACCGCTCCAGCTTCTCCCAGTACCTCTCCAGCTCCTCTCAGTACCCTGGTACCTCAGTACCGCTCTCAGTACCGCTCCAGCTTCTCCCAGTACTGCTCCAGCTTCTCCCAGTACCGCTCTCAGTACCGCTCCAGATTCTCCTAGTACCGCTCCAGCTTCTCCCAGTACCACTCCAGCTTCTCTCAGTACCGCTTCTGCTTCTCTCAGTACCGCTTCTGCTTCTCTCAGTACCTCTCCAGCTTCTCTCAGTACCCTGGTACCTCAGTACCGCTCCAGCTTCTCCCAGTACCGCTCCAGCTTCTCCCAGTACTGCTCCAGCTTCTCCCAGTACCGCTCCAGcttctctcagttctgctccagctTCTCTCATCACCGCTCCAGCTTCTCCCAGTACCGCTCTCAGTACCGCTCCAGCTTCTCCCAGTACCGCTCCAGCTTCTCCCAGTACCGCTCCCGTTTTGCCCTGTACCGCTCCAGCTTCTCCCAGTACCGCTCCAGCTTCTCCCA is drawn from Ascaphus truei isolate aAscTru1 chromosome 7, aAscTru1.hap1, whole genome shotgun sequence and contains these coding sequences:
- the TRIM46 gene encoding tripartite motif-containing protein 46, encoding MAEGEEMQAFTSIMDALVRISTSMKNMERELLCPVCKEMYKHPVILPCKHNVCQLCASEILLQRGYVCDPNSEPSSPVTSPSTRSPRMGRRVVPKQERLIKSGFGTYPGRKRGTVHTQTVIFPCPSCQHDVDLGERGLGNLFRNLTLERVVERYRQTVNISTAIMCQFCKPPQQEASKGCTECRASFCNECFKLYHPWGTQKAQHEPTPPTLTFRPKGLTCPDHKEEVSFYCRTCQRLVCPICRVRRTHSGHKITPVLSAYQALREKLNKSIAYILGSQHPVQSQTSELEETMRQTQLSAAKAQEEVLQQIGALRTTLEEKQTSLTRDIAEQQRERLYVLEVQVLERQALLESSGLVCYAQEVMKETDQPCFVLAAKQLHERMLRAIESVQSFQSAACVPLPPFKLDVSREMKILTDLTFVRVPDAPVIDTQRTYAYDQIFLSWRLPQDSAPAWHYTVEYRRTDPKPKALKLWQRREEIWGVSTVLESPDTNSVYVLRVRGYNKAGFGEYSEDIYLHTPPAQDATLDASPAFSFLTIGMGKILQPHSSSLSSRDPTGCTIPLPPRLGLCLDYEKSRLGFYDAVSLRSLWESNVDCSGPVCPAFCFIGGGALQLQELVAIRNERKVTIGGLTKAE